The following DNA comes from Cryobacterium psychrophilum.
GACCGCCGCCGAGGCTCGCCCCTACGATTACCGCCCCATCAACGCTCTGCCCTATTGGGACACGATTGGTGACTTCATCAGCGCTGCAGTCGCAGACACCGCCTCAGCGACGAACCGCGACGAACGTTCCCTCTACCCCGCAACCGTCGCGTTCGTGCTTTGGTGCTGGCAAAGCAGAGGCACGCCCCTGGAACGCAAACGCATCTTTCGCCGCAGCACGGTCGAAGAATTCATCCACCTGGCCATGAAGAAATATGCCACCAGCAGCAGAGCCACCCACCGATCGACGCTCTGGCTCATGGTCGAAACTCTGAACCCGGCAGGCGTGACTGAGCACCGGCCGATCCCGCGTTCAGTGCCGACGAAACCCTATTCGTCGTCGGAGGTTGCCATGCTCTACAGCTGGGCCACATCGCAAGGAACCGAACATCGGCGCCGCGATGCCGTCGCCCTCCTGGCCCTCGGGCTCGGGGCCGGCCTGGCGGCGAGAGAGATCCTCGGAGTTCGCGTGAAAGACCTCGACACCACAACCGATGACATTCACGTAATCGTGCAGGAAAGCCGGCCACGCGTCGTA
Coding sequences within:
- a CDS encoding tyrosine-type recombinase/integrase; protein product: MTAAEARPYDYRPINALPYWDTIGDFISAAVADTASATNRDERSLYPATVAFVLWCWQSRGTPLERKRIFRRSTVEEFIHLAMKKYATSSRATHRSTLWLMVETLNPAGVTEHRPIPRSVPTKPYSSSEVAMLYSWATSQGTEHRRRDAVALLALGLGAGLAAREILGVRVKDLDTTTDDIHVIVQESRPRVVPLSPQWDRPLRRILEDLTPTDWLFRPGRISATSGQVTDFLLRARTDLDVRPSRMRATWLMEHLREGTPPQELLRISGLKNLAALDKMAVFVPRTAVPAKISHKSFNSG